TGCTGCCGCTGCCGTAGAGGTCCTTCGCCGCGCTCAGGGTCGCCGTACGGGCGGCCGCGTAGTCCGTCGAGGACGTCATGTAGACCGTCAGGGCGCGGTACCAGATCTTGCCCAGCCCGGCTCGGCCGATGCCCTTCACCGTGGAGCCGTCGCAGGTCGGGGAGTTGTGGCTGACGCCGTTGATCGTCCTGGCGCCGCTGCCCTCGGCGAGCAGGTAGGCGAAGTGGTTGCCGACGCCCGAGGAGTAGTGCACGTCGAGGTCGGCCAGCCCCTCGCTCCAGCAGTCGGCGGACTTCCCGTCCTTCGACGGCTCGTCCATGCGGCGCAGGGCCTCCCGGCCGAGCCCGGAGCGGACGACCTTCTCGCCGATGAGCCAGTCACCGGGGTCCTCGGCGTTGTCCGCGTAGAACTCCACCAGCGTGCCGAAGATGTCCGACGTGGCCTCGTTCAGACCGCCGGACTCGCCCGAGTACGTCAGCGCCGCCGTCTTCGACGTCACGCCGTGGGACATCTCATGCCCGGCCACGTCCAGCGACACCAGTGGTCCGAGCTGCTTGCCGTCGCCGTCGCCGTACGTCATGCAGAAGCAGTTGTCGTCCCAGAAGGCGTTGTTGTAGTCCTTGCCGTAGTGGACGCGGTTGTACGAGCCCTTGCCGTCGCCGGCGATGCCGTTGCGGCCGTGCAGGTTCTTGAAGTAGTCCCAGGTGACGTCCGTGCCGTACTGGGCGTCCACCGCCACCGTCGCACGGTCGGAGTCCGTGCCCGTGGCCCAGTGGTTGTCGGCGTCCGAGAAGACCGTCGCGGGGGCGCGGGTCAGGCAGATGGTCAGCAGGCACTGGTCCGTCTTGTTCGCCGCGTCGCCCGTGTACGTGCCGCCCCGCGTCGCGTCCTTCAGCCGGTACGACGAGCCGGACCGCGTCGTCTCCAGCGGAACCGTGCCGCCGTAGAGGGACTTGCCGTCGCCGGACGCCGACTCCAGGGTGTCCCAGGCGTCGATTCGGTCGCCGGTCGTCGCGTCGGTCAGCACCGTGCGCCCGACCGGGTTGCCGAGGCCGTCGTGCGCCACCGCGTCGGTCTGCCAGGCCAGCTTCGGGGCGCCGTGCAGGGCGTCGACGACCAGCCGCGGCTTGGCGGTCAGCTTCTTCAGGGTCTCGCCGAGATGCGCGGCGCGCAGCAGGCTCGCGGCGAGGTCGGCGGCCTTGGGGGCGGTCACCTTCGGGGTGACGCTCTTGAGGGAGAGCGCGGACTTCGTCGCGCGGCTCGCGCCGCGGTAGGTGCCGTCCGGGTTCAGGTGGAGCACGAAGTCACCGCCCAGGACGGACAGTCCGCGGTACGTGCGGTCGTAGCGGACGTGCCGGGTGCCGTCCCCGTCGACGACGACGTCCCGGACCTTGGTCTCCTGGGCCGGGGTGAGGCCCAGTTCCGCGGCCCGGTCGGCGAGGACCGTCCCGGCGCTCTCGATCGCGTCGGACCGGGTCGGCCGGTCCTCCGCCAGGGCGGTGGGTGAGAGCGCGGCGGCCAGCAGGGCGGCGGTGCCGGTGACGGCCACCCCTGCGATGACGGGACGGGACCCTCGGACGTGACGTATCCGGCTCATCGGTCTCCTCATACGGGCGCACCCGGTCGCGTGGGGTCGACCGGGTGCGGTGTTGATGTTGACCGCGAGTCAAGTCGGGCCGGACATGTCATGTCCATAGGCCCGCTGTGCAGGAGTGTGAGGGTGGAGAATCGTTCCTGTGACCCTCCCCTTTTTCGTCTACGGCACCCTCCGCCCCGGTGAGGTCAACCACGACCTCTTCCTGCGCGGCCGCACCCGCTTCGAGGTGCCGGGGCGGCTCCCGGGCACGGTGCTGTACGAGGGGCCGGGCTACCCCTACGCGGTCGAGGAGCCGGGCGGCGGGGTCGTGCGCGGGGAGCTGGTGACCGCGCACCCGGAGGCGTACGCGGAGCTGCTCGCCGAGCTGGACCGGCTGGAGGACTACGTGCCGGGCGACCCGCGCAGTCTGTACGAACGCGTCGAGCGGAAGGTCGTACGCGACGCGGACGGGGCGGCTGTCCGGGCCTGGGTGTATGTCGCCGCGCCCGCCGTCGCCGCACGGCTGCGGTCCCGGGGGAGGCCGATCGCGGGCGGGGACTGGCGGGCGCGGGAGTGAGAGGCCGCGGGCAGGGGTGAGGTCGGGAGCTCAGCCCGCGTACGGCTGCTTCGTCCTGGCCTCGCGCAAGGCCCGGCCCCACCACACCAGTTGGTCCAGCATGGTCTTGGCCGCCGCGTCCGGGCCGGACGGGTCGCGCAGGACGCCCGCGTCGTCGAAGGACGCGCCGGCGTTGTGGAAGGAGACGGTGTCGCGGACCGTCACGGCGTGGAGCTCGGCGAAGACCTGGCGGAGGTGCTCCGATGCGCGCAGGCCGCCGGACACTCCGCCGTAGGAGACGAGGGCGACGGGTTTGGCCTGCCACTCGGCGAAGTGCCAGTCGACGAGGTTCTTCAGGCCCGCGGGGAAGGAGTGGTTGTACTCGGGGGTGAGGACCACGAAGGCGTCCGCGCGGGCCAGCTTCGGGGTGACGCCGGACAGCGCGGCGGTCGCCTCGGGGGTCGGTTCGAAGGACATCGGCAGATCGACGTCGGCGATGTCCACGACCTCGGCGGCCAGGTCGTCCCGGTCCCGGAAGCGGTCGAGGAGCCAGCCGGCGATGACCGGGCCGAAGCGGCCGTGGCGGTTGCTGCCGACGACGAGGGTCACCCGGAGGGGCTCGGTCGCGGGCGGGGCAGCGGCGGGTGCGTTCACAGTGGCTGTGTTCATGCGGCACAGCCTCATACCTCAACCTTTCTTGAGGTCAAGCCCCAGGAGGTGCGGCACCCGGGTCACCC
This region of Streptomyces caelestis genomic DNA includes:
- a CDS encoding NADPH-dependent FMN reductase, with the protein product MNTATVNAPAAAPPATEPLRVTLVVGSNRHGRFGPVIAGWLLDRFRDRDDLAAEVVDIADVDLPMSFEPTPEATAALSGVTPKLARADAFVVLTPEYNHSFPAGLKNLVDWHFAEWQAKPVALVSYGGVSGGLRASEHLRQVFAELHAVTVRDTVSFHNAGASFDDAGVLRDPSGPDAAAKTMLDQLVWWGRALREARTKQPYAG
- a CDS encoding M4 family metallopeptidase, with product MSRIRHVRGSRPVIAGVAVTGTAALLAAALSPTALAEDRPTRSDAIESAGTVLADRAAELGLTPAQETKVRDVVVDGDGTRHVRYDRTYRGLSVLGGDFVLHLNPDGTYRGASRATKSALSLKSVTPKVTAPKAADLAASLLRAAHLGETLKKLTAKPRLVVDALHGAPKLAWQTDAVAHDGLGNPVGRTVLTDATTGDRIDAWDTLESASGDGKSLYGGTVPLETTRSGSSYRLKDATRGGTYTGDAANKTDQCLLTICLTRAPATVFSDADNHWATGTDSDRATVAVDAQYGTDVTWDYFKNLHGRNGIAGDGKGSYNRVHYGKDYNNAFWDDNCFCMTYGDGDGKQLGPLVSLDVAGHEMSHGVTSKTAALTYSGESGGLNEATSDIFGTLVEFYADNAEDPGDWLIGEKVVRSGLGREALRRMDEPSKDGKSADCWSEGLADLDVHYSSGVGNHFAYLLAEGSGARTINGVSHNSPTCDGSTVKGIGRAGLGKIWYRALTVYMTSSTDYAAARTATLSAAKDLYGSGSTEQKAVAAAWSAVNVK
- a CDS encoding gamma-glutamylcyclotransferase family protein — translated: MTLPFFVYGTLRPGEVNHDLFLRGRTRFEVPGRLPGTVLYEGPGYPYAVEEPGGGVVRGELVTAHPEAYAELLAELDRLEDYVPGDPRSLYERVERKVVRDADGAAVRAWVYVAAPAVAARLRSRGRPIAGGDWRARE